From Mucilaginibacter rubeus, a single genomic window includes:
- a CDS encoding sodium/sugar symporter, with the protein MNLKTLSNGDYAVFFIYFIIVASYGWWVYKRKHNADATSKDYFLAEGSLTWWAIGASLIASNISAEQFIGTSGSAFKMGLAISTYEWMAAITLIIVAVFFIPVYLKNKIFTMPQFLHQRYNGTVAMIMAIFWLLLYIVVNLMSILYLGALAISGISGLDIHLCIWLLAIFSAVITLGGMKVIGYTDVIQVAVLILGGLMASYLALTLLSEKEGTTGLLNGFKILHSEATDHFHMIFKKDNPNYMDLPGLSVLIGGMWITNLNYWGCNQYITQRALGANLKTARGGILFAAFLKLLMPVIVVLPGIAAYLLYQKGMFHQEMASSSGVLDPNKAYPSLLNLLPTGLKGLSFAALTAAIVASLAGKANSIATIFTLDIYKKAINPEATDKKLVNLGKISVLVALLLGILLSELIGKALMGEGKQGFQYIQEYTGFVSPGIFAMFILGFFWKKATSNAALFATVGGFIFSCFFKLCPRFIDLSFLSPYGFSKLALQDDKVTQLYEIPFLDRMGFVFIICVIGMYIISKIDQARGVTTNGLEIESSMFKTSRGFLAGALIVTGIVVALYSIFW; encoded by the coding sequence ATGAACCTCAAAACCCTCTCGAATGGCGATTATGCTGTTTTCTTTATCTACTTTATAATTGTTGCCAGCTATGGCTGGTGGGTGTATAAGCGTAAACACAACGCCGATGCCACTTCAAAAGACTATTTTTTGGCCGAAGGGTCGTTAACCTGGTGGGCCATCGGAGCATCGTTAATCGCTTCAAATATCTCTGCCGAACAATTTATAGGTACAAGTGGGTCTGCGTTTAAAATGGGCTTAGCTATATCTACTTACGAGTGGATGGCTGCTATTACCCTTATCATTGTGGCGGTTTTCTTTATCCCGGTATATCTTAAAAATAAGATCTTTACCATGCCACAGTTCCTGCACCAGCGGTACAACGGAACAGTAGCCATGATCATGGCTATCTTTTGGCTGCTGCTGTACATTGTGGTTAATTTAATGTCAATCCTTTACCTTGGCGCCTTGGCCATCAGTGGTATCTCCGGTTTGGATATACACCTGTGTATCTGGTTGCTTGCTATATTCTCGGCGGTTATTACGCTGGGAGGTATGAAGGTTATTGGATATACCGACGTTATTCAGGTAGCTGTACTTATACTGGGTGGTTTAATGGCATCTTATCTCGCACTTACGTTGTTAAGCGAAAAAGAAGGTACCACAGGCTTACTGAACGGTTTCAAAATTCTGCACAGCGAAGCTACTGACCACTTCCATATGATCTTCAAAAAGGATAATCCAAACTATATGGACCTGCCTGGCTTATCAGTATTGATAGGTGGTATGTGGATCACCAACCTTAACTATTGGGGCTGTAACCAGTACATCACCCAAAGGGCTTTAGGTGCAAACCTAAAAACCGCCCGCGGTGGTATCTTGTTTGCTGCATTCCTTAAATTGCTGATGCCTGTTATTGTGGTGTTGCCGGGTATTGCAGCTTACCTGTTATATCAAAAAGGTATGTTCCACCAGGAAATGGCGAGTTCATCGGGTGTATTGGATCCTAACAAAGCATATCCATCGTTGTTAAACTTATTGCCTACCGGCTTAAAAGGTCTTTCATTTGCCGCGTTAACTGCCGCAATTGTAGCCTCGTTAGCAGGTAAAGCAAACAGTATCGCTACTATCTTTACGTTAGATATTTACAAAAAAGCTATCAACCCTGAAGCTACCGATAAGAAACTGGTTAACCTGGGTAAGATCTCTGTTCTTGTAGCCTTATTATTAGGTATCCTGTTATCTGAGCTTATCGGTAAAGCCTTAATGGGCGAAGGTAAACAAGGCTTCCAGTACATTCAGGAATATACAGGCTTTGTATCTCCGGGTATTTTTGCCATGTTCATTCTTGGTTTCTTCTGGAAAAAGGCTACATCAAACGCGGCTTTATTTGCAACCGTTGGTGGTTTCATCTTCTCATGTTTCTTTAAACTTTGCCCAAGGTTTATTGATCTGAGCTTCCTTTCTCCATATGGCTTTTCAAAGTTGGCACTACAGGATGATAAGGTAACCCAGCTTTATGAAATCCCTTTCCTTGATCGTATGGGCTTTGTATTTATCATCTGCGTTATCGGTATGTACATTATATCCAAAATTGATCAGGCCAGGGGCGTTACTACAAATGGTCTTGAAATTGAAAGTTCGATGTTTAAAACCTCAAGAGGATTTTTAGCCGGTGCACTAATTGTAACAGGTATCGTAGTAGCATTGTACTCTATTTTCTGGTAG
- the xylA gene encoding xylose isomerase — protein sequence MSIVTGEKEFFKEIGQVKFEGLESDNPLAFRWYDANRVVAGKTMKDHLRFAGAYWHSFCGTGADPFGGATHVFPWDEKADAVERAKDKMDAAFEFLTKMNLPYYCFHDVDVVDYGNDVAENDRRLQALVEYAKQKQAASGVKLLWGTANLFSHKRYMNGASTNPDFHVLAHAGAQVKAALDATIALGGENYVFWGGREGYMSLLNTNMKREQEHLAKFLHTAKDYARKQGFKGTFFIEPKPCEPTKHQYDYDAATVLGFLQKYDLINDFKLNLEVNHATLAGHTFQHELQVAADSGLLGSIDANRGDSQNGWDTDQFPNDINEITECMLIILEAGGFQGGGINFDAKIRRNSTDPADLFYAHIGGMDLFARALVTADNILQKSEYKKLRTERYASFDSGTGKDFEAGKVSLEDLRNYAIANGEPKVTSGKQEYIENLINRYI from the coding sequence ATGAGCATAGTAACAGGCGAAAAGGAATTTTTCAAAGAAATTGGCCAGGTAAAATTTGAAGGCCTTGAATCAGATAACCCGCTGGCGTTTCGCTGGTATGATGCGAATAGGGTAGTAGCCGGTAAAACCATGAAAGATCATTTGCGTTTTGCAGGAGCTTACTGGCATTCGTTCTGCGGTACCGGTGCCGATCCGTTTGGCGGCGCTACGCATGTTTTCCCATGGGATGAAAAAGCGGATGCCGTTGAGCGCGCTAAAGATAAAATGGACGCTGCGTTTGAGTTTCTTACCAAAATGAACCTGCCATATTACTGTTTCCACGATGTTGACGTGGTTGACTATGGTAACGATGTTGCTGAAAACGACCGTCGTTTACAGGCTTTGGTTGAATATGCTAAACAAAAACAGGCTGCCAGCGGTGTAAAACTGCTTTGGGGCACTGCAAACCTGTTCAGCCACAAACGCTATATGAACGGTGCTTCAACCAATCCTGACTTTCATGTATTGGCCCATGCAGGTGCACAGGTAAAAGCAGCGCTTGACGCTACAATTGCCCTGGGTGGTGAAAACTATGTGTTCTGGGGTGGCCGCGAAGGTTATATGAGCCTGCTTAACACCAACATGAAACGCGAGCAGGAGCATTTAGCTAAGTTTTTACATACCGCTAAAGATTATGCCCGCAAACAAGGCTTTAAGGGCACTTTCTTTATCGAGCCAAAACCATGTGAGCCAACAAAACATCAGTATGACTATGATGCGGCCACAGTATTGGGCTTTTTACAGAAATACGATCTCATCAATGATTTTAAATTGAACCTTGAGGTTAACCATGCTACTTTGGCCGGCCATACTTTCCAGCACGAATTGCAGGTTGCTGCTGACTCAGGTTTATTAGGTTCGATTGATGCTAATCGTGGAGATTCGCAAAACGGCTGGGATACCGATCAGTTCCCGAACGACATCAATGAGATCACGGAATGTATGCTGATCATCCTTGAGGCTGGCGGTTTCCAGGGTGGTGGTATTAACTTCGATGCCAAGATCCGTCGTAACTCAACCGATCCGGCAGACTTGTTCTATGCCCATATTGGTGGTATGGACCTTTTTGCAAGGGCATTGGTAACGGCCGACAATATCCTGCAAAAATCAGAATACAAAAAATTACGTACCGAAAGGTATGCCTCATTTGATTCAGGTACAGGAAAAGATTTTGAAGCGGGTAAGGTTTCTTTGGAAGATTTGCGTAACTATGCGATAGCTAACGGCGAACCAAAAGTGACAAGCGGTAAACAAGAATACATCGAAAATTTGATAAATCGATATATATAG
- a CDS encoding xylulokinase — MLLLGIDIGTSSVKVSVVDAATQNTVASAQYPDEESPIKALHAGWAEQSPSMWWQQAQKALERCHAKGGYNSKDIAAIGIAYQMHGLVLVDKDQNVLRDSIIWCDSRAVEIGDKAFATIGEEHCLSHLLNSPGNFTASKLAWVKENEPEIYNKIDKIMLPGDYIAMKLTGEITTSVSALSEGVFFDFKTNGISKEIINYFGFDENLFPVINPVFSSHGTLQASVAEKLNLKAGIPVTYKSGDQPNNALSLNVLNPGEVAATAGTSGVIYGVNDQLVYDQQSRINTFAHVNYTNEQKRLGVLLCINGTGSLYRWVKNTFGTGYSYNQMNAEAEKAPLGADGLQVLPFGNGAERMLNNKQVGAHFQNIDLNLHTPAHIFRAVQEGIASSFRYGFDIMRGNGMNPTVIRAGKSNLFLSDLFTQTFVNATGVPVELYNNDGSVGAALGAGIGAGIFKSPSEAFSNIKAIKLVEPTTDQFEPIYQEWKTLLDLRLKA; from the coding sequence ATGCTATTATTAGGGATTGATATAGGTACTTCGTCGGTAAAAGTAAGTGTTGTGGACGCTGCTACACAAAACACAGTTGCGTCTGCGCAATATCCCGATGAGGAGTCACCAATAAAAGCATTGCATGCCGGCTGGGCCGAGCAATCGCCGTCCATGTGGTGGCAACAGGCACAAAAGGCACTTGAGCGCTGCCATGCCAAAGGTGGTTATAATTCAAAGGATATTGCTGCAATAGGCATAGCATATCAAATGCACGGCCTTGTGCTTGTTGATAAAGATCAAAACGTATTGCGCGATAGTATCATTTGGTGCGATAGCCGCGCTGTTGAAATAGGCGATAAGGCATTTGCCACAATTGGCGAAGAACACTGCCTATCTCATCTGCTCAATTCGCCCGGTAACTTCACGGCCTCAAAACTGGCCTGGGTAAAAGAAAACGAACCAGAGATCTATAATAAAATTGACAAAATCATGCTACCCGGCGATTATATCGCCATGAAACTTACCGGCGAGATCACCACATCGGTATCAGCACTTTCTGAGGGGGTATTTTTCGATTTCAAAACCAACGGCATCTCTAAAGAAATCATTAACTACTTTGGTTTTGATGAGAATTTATTCCCCGTTATCAATCCTGTGTTTTCATCGCACGGAACATTGCAGGCATCGGTTGCCGAAAAACTGAACTTAAAGGCGGGTATCCCGGTTACTTATAAATCAGGCGATCAGCCTAACAACGCGTTATCACTAAATGTCCTTAATCCCGGCGAAGTAGCGGCTACCGCAGGCACCTCTGGTGTTATTTATGGGGTAAATGATCAATTGGTTTACGATCAGCAATCCCGCATCAATACTTTCGCTCACGTTAACTATACCAACGAACAAAAGAGGCTTGGCGTATTGCTGTGCATAAATGGCACCGGCAGTTTGTACCGTTGGGTAAAAAACACATTCGGTACAGGCTATAGCTACAATCAAATGAATGCCGAAGCCGAAAAAGCCCCATTAGGTGCCGATGGCTTACAGGTGCTTCCTTTTGGCAACGGTGCCGAGCGCATGTTAAACAACAAGCAGGTAGGCGCACATTTCCAAAACATCGATCTTAACCTGCATACACCTGCCCATATTTTCAGGGCTGTGCAGGAGGGTATAGCCTCGTCATTCCGTTACGGTTTTGATATTATGCGGGGGAATGGCATGAACCCAACTGTGATCCGCGCAGGTAAAAGCAATCTCTTCCTGAGCGATCTGTTTACACAAACATTTGTAAATGCTACGGGCGTACCCGTCGAGCTTTATAATAATGACGGCAGCGTTGGCGCGGCCTTAGGAGCAGGAATCGGCGCAGGCATTTTCAAATCGCCATCTGAAGCATTCAGCAATATCAAAGCTATTAAACTGGTAGAACCAACAACAGATCAGTTTGAACCTATTTACCAGGAGTGGAAAACTTTGCTTGATCTTAGGCTGAAAGCTTAA
- a CDS encoding LacI family DNA-binding transcriptional regulator has protein sequence MKKVKRTTIYDIAAKLGITASSVSRALNNSSQVNEKTRELIIKTADELNYKRNTLASNLRKGHSKTIGVVVPRINQNFFANVIAGIEETTYQKGYNLIICQSGEVHDKEIQCVNTLINQHVDCIVISVSADSYDYQHLQNVLDHGIQLIQFDRVAEELETLKVINDNEQASYEAVSHLIENGYKRIALLEGPQNLNIFRQRKTGYLRALETHKVAVIDELVVENAWTKELGAEATRKLLNLPQPPDAIFASTSDFSALGVLEVANAMDIKVPSELGICGYSNEAFTEITSPSITSIDQFSVYMGKTIGNLFFQENANTEVSVKPKIISIKPELIIRGSTAKKG, from the coding sequence ATGAAGAAAGTAAAACGCACAACCATTTATGACATTGCCGCCAAGCTCGGCATAACTGCATCCTCGGTATCAAGGGCGCTGAACAACAGCAGCCAGGTAAATGAAAAGACCCGCGAGCTGATCATTAAAACCGCCGACGAGCTCAATTATAAACGTAATACGCTTGCCTCCAATCTGCGAAAGGGGCATTCAAAAACCATTGGCGTTGTGGTACCCCGCATCAACCAGAACTTTTTCGCCAATGTAATAGCCGGGATTGAGGAAACAACCTATCAAAAAGGCTATAACCTGATCATTTGCCAATCAGGCGAGGTACATGATAAGGAAATTCAATGCGTAAACACCCTTATTAATCAGCATGTGGATTGTATCGTGATCTCTGTATCGGCCGATAGTTATGATTATCAGCATCTGCAGAATGTGCTCGACCACGGCATACAACTGATCCAGTTTGACCGTGTTGCCGAAGAGCTGGAAACCCTTAAAGTGATCAACGACAATGAGCAGGCTTCGTACGAGGCGGTATCACACCTGATAGAAAATGGCTACAAGCGTATTGCTCTGCTTGAAGGCCCACAAAACCTGAACATCTTCCGCCAGCGAAAAACTGGTTATCTGCGGGCGTTGGAAACCCACAAGGTTGCCGTTATTGATGAATTGGTAGTAGAAAACGCCTGGACAAAAGAACTCGGTGCCGAAGCCACACGCAAACTGCTTAACCTCCCCCAGCCTCCTGATGCGATATTCGCTTCCACTTCGGATTTTTCAGCACTGGGCGTTTTGGAAGTAGCTAATGCGATGGATATCAAAGTTCCTTCGGAGCTGGGTATTTGCGGTTACTCCAATGAAGCGTTTACAGAGATCACCAGTCCGTCTATAACCTCTATAGATCAGTTTAGTGTATATATGGGCAAAACCATCGGTAACCTGTTTTTTCAGGAGAATGCCAATACTGAGGTTTCAGTTAAACCTAAGATTATCAGCATAAAACCAGAATTGATCATCAGGGGATCTACAGCGAAGAAGGGATAG